A window of Longispora fulva contains these coding sequences:
- a CDS encoding GPGG-motif small membrane protein: MTLILWLLAVILVVSGIVALFRRQVLWGIVLIVVGFLVGPGGVSIFT, from the coding sequence ATGACACTCATCTTGTGGCTCCTCGCGGTGATCCTGGTCGTCTCCGGAATCGTCGCCCTGTTCCGCAGACAGGTCCTCTGGGGCATCGTGCTCATCGTTGTCGGGTTCCTCGTCGGCCCCGGCGGCGTCAGCATCTTCACGTGA
- a CDS encoding Hsp70 family protein has translation MGHRLGIDFGTSNTVAVLGRPDGQVRQLLFDGSPVLPSGVFTNPAGELLTGRDAAHSARLAPERFVPNPKRLLDDADNADRAVTLVAAVLHRVYTEAVRTIGGPPDEVVLTHPAAWGPDRLRMLADAALRAGLPTPKLAAEPVAAACYFTTVLRGSLARDGALVVYDFGGGTFDASVVGPGPTVLSAAGLNDVGGLDIDSALVGHLRAALPRTSEEWARLADPASASDRRLARQFLDDVRGAKEMLARTAQAFVYVPIIEAEAPIGREELDQLAGPLIDRTVEATREALVSARAEDPGRLAGVFLVGGSSRLPAVATLLHRAFGVAPTVLEQPELVVAEGSLVVPPEALTDPPTAAAAYAPAPRQPASAPTLGQPATVQAPRPPVNVPAPLQSAGSGDTQELRTLSAPAESDGFSSPLLPLWADPVVPQPDPPAPIWAEPEPAPMAYTLAPPTGSLYTDPTAPPHGPAYAHPPAPGGSGYTYPPAPGGSDHVYSPAPIPQAPNGQSAHLPASAGAPVPDRSAPRPVVLQLPDGPVHTLSAGSPRLFLGSTRRVYAFRAPDRLADFLTRRDWPDLVTGYPWATLPPAADLPPAETVDLLGIGAVLAASCEPNSRPMHRSVHGSWEPVPADPTTVLAADALDHAVMLLDGLFAGRGRPSPLLGPERVANSAGPVGQAAARAGRLSADVLVASLGAPHRYRATAWWWQLTDAVDMLLERR, from the coding sequence ATGGGTCATCGGCTGGGCATCGACTTCGGTACCTCCAACACCGTGGCGGTCCTGGGTCGTCCCGACGGCCAGGTCCGCCAGCTGCTGTTCGACGGGTCGCCGGTGTTGCCGTCCGGGGTGTTCACCAACCCGGCCGGAGAGCTGCTCACCGGCCGCGACGCCGCGCACAGCGCCCGGCTGGCCCCCGAACGGTTCGTGCCCAACCCGAAGCGGCTGCTCGACGACGCCGACAACGCAGACCGGGCCGTGACGCTGGTCGCCGCGGTGCTGCACCGGGTGTACACGGAGGCCGTCCGCACGATCGGCGGCCCGCCCGACGAGGTGGTGCTCACCCACCCGGCGGCCTGGGGGCCGGATCGGCTGCGGATGCTCGCCGACGCGGCGCTGCGGGCCGGCCTGCCGACCCCGAAGCTGGCCGCCGAGCCGGTCGCCGCGGCGTGCTATTTCACGACGGTGCTGCGCGGCTCCCTGGCCCGCGACGGTGCCCTTGTCGTGTACGACTTCGGCGGCGGCACCTTCGACGCCTCCGTGGTCGGCCCCGGCCCCACGGTGCTGTCCGCCGCCGGTCTGAACGACGTCGGCGGGCTCGACATCGACTCGGCGCTCGTCGGCCACCTGCGGGCCGCGCTGCCTCGGACGTCGGAGGAGTGGGCGCGGCTCGCCGATCCGGCCAGCGCCAGCGACCGGCGGCTGGCCCGGCAGTTCCTCGACGACGTGCGCGGCGCGAAGGAGATGCTGGCTCGTACCGCCCAGGCGTTCGTGTACGTCCCGATCATCGAGGCCGAGGCACCGATCGGCCGCGAGGAGCTTGACCAGCTCGCCGGCCCGCTGATCGACCGGACGGTGGAGGCCACCCGGGAGGCGCTGGTCAGCGCGCGGGCCGAGGATCCGGGCCGGCTCGCCGGGGTGTTCCTGGTCGGCGGGTCCAGCCGGCTGCCGGCCGTCGCGACGCTGCTGCACCGGGCGTTCGGGGTCGCCCCGACCGTGCTCGAGCAGCCGGAGCTGGTCGTGGCGGAGGGCAGTCTGGTCGTCCCGCCGGAGGCGCTGACGGACCCGCCGACAGCGGCGGCCGCCTACGCCCCGGCCCCCCGCCAGCCGGCCAGCGCTCCGACCCTCGGCCAGCCGGCCACCGTCCAGGCCCCACGCCCACCCGTCAACGTCCCGGCCCCGTTACAGTCGGCCGGGTCAGGCGATACCCAGGAGCTGCGGACGCTGTCCGCGCCGGCCGAGTCGGACGGGTTCTCCTCGCCGCTACTGCCACTGTGGGCGGATCCGGTCGTGCCGCAGCCCGATCCGCCGGCCCCGATCTGGGCTGAGCCGGAACCGGCGCCCATGGCCTACACCCTCGCCCCGCCGACCGGCTCCCTCTACACCGACCCGACCGCGCCGCCGCACGGCCCCGCCTACGCCCACCCGCCCGCGCCGGGCGGATCCGGCTACACCTATCCGCCCGCGCCGGGTGGGTCCGACCACGTCTACTCGCCAGCGCCGATTCCCCAGGCCCCGAACGGTCAGTCCGCGCACCTGCCCGCGTCGGCCGGCGCGCCCGTCCCCGACCGGTCCGCCCCGCGCCCCGTCGTGCTCCAGCTCCCCGACGGGCCCGTGCACACCCTGTCCGCAGGCAGCCCCCGACTGTTCCTCGGGTCGACGCGCCGGGTGTACGCGTTCCGCGCCCCCGATCGTCTCGCGGACTTCCTCACCCGCCGCGACTGGCCGGACCTGGTCACCGGCTACCCGTGGGCCACTCTCCCGCCGGCGGCGGACCTGCCCCCGGCCGAGACGGTGGACCTGCTCGGGATCGGTGCGGTCCTCGCCGCGTCGTGCGAGCCCAACTCGCGCCCGATGCACCGTTCGGTGCACGGTAGTTGGGAGCCGGTGCCCGCCGACCCGACGACGGTCCTCGCCGCGGACGCGCTCGACCACGCGGTGATGCTGCTCGACGGGCTGTTCGCCGGGCGGGGCCGGCCGTCGCCGCTGCTGGGCCCGGAGCGGGTGGCCAACTCGGCCGGGCCGGTCGGGCAGGCGGCGGCGCGTGCCGGCCGGTTGTCCGCCGATGTGCTGGTGGCGTCGTTGGGGGCGCCGCACCGGTACCGGGCGACGGCGTGGTGGTGGCAGCTCACCGACGCGGTGGACATGCTCCTCGAACGCCGCTAG
- a CDS encoding methylated-DNA--[protein]-cysteine S-methyltransferase, which produces MEWALIPAPFGPLAVAADEHGVCRIQFEGVPGPLGDSPYLDSLREQMAAYFAGELTEFDVPLSVRVGSPFERRVWAALREIPYGEMATYGRIATDLGDSGAARAVGTANNHNPLPIVVPCHRVVGADGKLVGFGGGLHRKKHLLELEARVRVEREFGL; this is translated from the coding sequence GTGGAATGGGCCCTGATCCCCGCGCCGTTCGGCCCGCTGGCCGTGGCCGCTGACGAGCACGGCGTCTGCCGGATCCAGTTCGAGGGGGTGCCCGGGCCGCTCGGGGACAGTCCGTATCTCGACAGTCTCCGCGAACAGATGGCGGCGTACTTCGCCGGAGAGCTCACCGAGTTCGACGTGCCGCTGTCGGTGCGGGTCGGGAGCCCGTTCGAGCGGCGGGTGTGGGCGGCACTCCGCGAGATCCCGTACGGCGAGATGGCCACGTACGGGCGGATCGCTACCGATCTGGGCGATTCGGGGGCCGCGCGCGCGGTGGGGACGGCGAACAACCACAACCCGTTGCCGATCGTGGTGCCGTGTCACCGGGTGGTCGGCGCGGATGGGAAGTTGGTGGGCTTCGGGGGCGGGCTGCACCGCAAGAAGCATCTGCTGGAGCTGGAGGCCAGGGTCCGGGTCGAGCGGGAGTTCGGTCTCTGA